The genomic stretch TGGGATATATCTGAATATTTCGGTAAAGACCCCGTGAAACGTTTTTGCTTCATCGAAGTGTTCGAGAAGAAGAAATCCACATTATACCAGCGGGACAACTTCCGGATGACCCCCTCCATATCCTCACTGGAAAATGTAAATCGATCCAACCTCCACATGGAATACAATTTGGTGTTTACCTCTCGGACAATCATCTCTTTTCCTTGTAACAACGCCTGTTTACCGGGTGTCAACGTCACCTTTTCCCCGTTAATCTTATCATCCACCTCAACCCGACCTTCCACAAGAGTCGCATGACTATTCTCCTCATCTTCATATGCCGACACGTTAAAGGATGTTCCCAACACCTTCACATCCATATCCCGCGTTTCCACAATAAACGGAGCCACTTCATTCCGGACCACTTGAAAATAAGCCTCGCCCGTCAAGTAAACCCGCCTTTCATTACCGACAAAGTGAGCAGGATACCTCAATTCAGAAGCACTATTCAACCAAATTTCCGTCCCATCATCCAGCACGATCTTGTACTCCCCTCCTTTAGGAATCCGCAACGTGTGCCATTCCGGCATCCGCGAAAGCGCAGACAAGGAATATTTCAAACTACCGTCCTCGTTTATTTTTAAAGTCTCATTCTCTGCAAAATTCAAACAAGTATCTTTCAATCCTTGTAATAACAATTGTTGTCCCTTCCCCGTGATCAACACCGCCTGAGTTCTACCCGGCTCAATTCGGGCAACAATAACTTGTTCCTCCCCCGATCGAAATGAATCCGTTATTTGCCTGTACAACAATCCTCCTACGGCAGCGACCACCAACACGGCTGCCACACTTCTCCATATGCTCCACGACAAACGGGATCTTCGGGAAGTTTTATCCATCACCTCCTTTAACTGACTCCAACATCGAGAAGTATCAAACGAAGCATACGTTCCGATTTCCCGCCGTAAAACTTCTTTATCCCGAAGCTCCTCCATCAACTTTCGGTGCCGCTCGTTTTCTGCCAACCACCCCTGAAGTCGGATCATCTCCTTCTCCGAAATGTCTTCCCGCAAATAAGCAAGGAGCAACTCATATATCTCTTTTCCCATTTTCATGTATCTTATTTCACACCTCAAACACACTCAACTAGGAAATAGGTGACAAGAGTATTAAAAAAAATCATACATTTTTATATAAACACCACCGATCCACTATATCAAAGCCACGGATACCCTATCATTTATTCTCATCCGCTCATAACTTCACGTATAACAAATATACACGTATATCCCTGCCAGCTGCAAACAAAATTGATTCAAACACCTATTTTATGGAAGATGAATGCAAGATAAATGCAGGATGAATGCTCTATAGTCTCAATGAACTATAAATAAAATACCTATCGAATCTCTGTGAAAGATAGGGTACCCCTAAGGTAGTCCTCTAGAATCATAAGCCCGGGAAAAACATACCCGCATAAACGAACAAATCTCCCAACCTTCCCCGCAAGTAAGACTTTGCTCGCTGCTTTTGAGTTTTTATCGTGTTCAAGGATATATTCAACTCTTCGGCAATCTTCCGTTCCTCTTGGCCATCCACGTATGAACGCTTAAAGATTTCCTTGCATCTATCCGGTAACTCATCAATCGCATCAAAAAGTTCCGCCACCACATCAGCTCGAATTTGCTGACAAAGAAAATAGTCTTCATCCAAGTCTTCCTTGTTCAAATTCTTATAATTCCGATCCCGAATTTCCAAATCCCGAAGATAATTCAAGCACCGATGCTGCACACTATTATAAAGAAAAGTTTTTATCGTTTTTACGTTAGGAAAACCACCCCGGTCCATTTTCCAAAAGGAAAGAAAAACATCCTGTACAATATCCTCTGCCTCCGAATGATCCCGCACGATACGAGCCGCAAAGAAACATAACGCTTTATGGTACGTCTCGAACAACTGTTGGAATGCTTCCCGTTCTCCCCGTTCCAGATATTTCATAAACTCCGGAGACTGAATATCAATACTATACATCAAATTCCTATACTTAATTTTGCTCTCCACCCCCTCTCGGAAACTCCCGTCCACAGGATTACTTACAAAAATAAGTATTATTTTACCAAATCAAAATAAATATTCCAAATATCAAAAAGAGCTGTCTTCCATTCGGCCGACAGCTCTCTTCTCTTTACTTATTCTTAGTTGATAACCTGATCTTATATCACGTGATTTACTTTTCTCTTCACATTCACTTTCACCTCAGGAAGACTAACCGGTCCGAAGATCGTATCTTGACTTGCTACTTTCTGCACCGGAGCAACCGCGGTAGCGTTTTCCACTTTCTCGTGATCGGCAAAAGCACATACGATTTTTTCAGCTTTAGCTTGGTTTAAACTACGTCCACCGATAAACACTGTAATTACAGCCACGAATACTATTATAATATACTTCATCATTTTATTTTATATTTAAAAATTAGACAACTATTTTTATGAACTCTCTTTATTTCGTTGTTGTTATCTTTCAACAATACAAAAGTACGACACTTCCCTCTACCGGGAAAATTATCCAAGTTATACTTTAGTTGTCACAAGGTTAAATATATGTTAGGCCTAAAAAAAGCAATCCACCCTTTTATAATTATTAACCAAGATGGTTCCCCCACACAGTAAAGGGTTTAACGGGCATTTCACGCTAAAAGCCACGCGTTAACGAAATCATAATTCACCCTCTTAAAGCTCATTTTTTTAAGAGATACAATTTATCGGGAAATCTTGATTTTATGCTGATATTTATAAAAACAGGCATAAAAAAAGAATGTAACGAAGATCATTTTAGTATCATTCGTTACACTCCGTAATAATCCTATCGGGTTAACCCGTGTAAATAGTCGTTATCGAACTTCCGATCCCGGTTTCACCTCTTTATCCGGTGAAACAAAGGAAAGCGTTCCATCGGCATTCTCGGCCATCAAAATCATTCCTTGTGACACGATGCCTTTTAACGGTTTCGGTTCCAAGTTAACCAACACGCTGACTTGACGACCGATCACCTCTTCCGGCGTGTAATGCTCGGCTATACCCGAAACAATCGTACGTTCGTCAATTCCCGTGTCCACGGTCAATTTCATCAACTTTTTGGTCTTAGCCACTTTCTCGGCAGCAATGATCGTACCTACCCGAATATCCATTTTCATGAAATCCTCATACTGGATATTCTCCTTGGCAGGGGCGGCCTTCACGGAAGCCATCTCGTTTGCTTTCTTGGTAGCTAACAATTTATCGATCTGGGCTTGAATCGTTGCATCCTCGATCTTCTCGAACAACAATCCGGCCTCTCCCAATTCATGCCCGGCAGGAATCACGCCATCACCCATTTTACCCCAATCAATCACGTCAATATTCATGAACTCACGTAATTTCTGAGAAGAGAACGGCATGAACGGTTCCATCAACGTGGAAAGGTTGGCAGAAATCTGTAAACAGATATTCAGAATCGTCTTCACCCGTCCCTCGTCCGTCTTGATCACTTTCCAAGGTTCGGTATCCGCCAAGTATTTATTACCCAAACGAGCCAGATTCATCGCCTCTTTCAACGCATCACGGAAATGGAAGGTTTCCAGACTCTTCTCTACACGTTCCACGATTTGCGGAATTTCAGCCAGAACTTCTTTATCGTAATCCGTCAACTCACCCCGTTCCGGTACCCGGTTGGCAAAATACTTTTGCGTCAACACCAGCGTACGGTTAATGAAGTTTCCATAGATAGCCACCAACTCGCTATTATTCCGAGTTTGGAAATCTTTCCAGGTAAAGTCGTTATCTTTAGTTTCAGGAGCGTTTGCCGTCAGCACGTAACGTAACACATCTTGTTTACCGGGGAACTCCACGAGATACTCGTGCAACCACACCGCCCAGTTCCGGGAAGTGGAAATCTTATCTCCTTCCAAATTCAAGAACTCGTTGGCCGGCACGTTATCCGGTAATATATAAGAACCATCGGCTTTCAACATAGCCGGGAAAATGATACAATGGAAAACAATATTATCCTTCCCGATAAAATGAATCATCCGGGTCTCCGGGTCTTTCCAGTATTTTTCCCATTCCGGGGTCAAATCTTTCGTGGCAGAAATATACCCGATCGGGGCATCAAACCACACGTAAAGCACTTTTCCCTCGGCACCCTCGATCGGAACAGGTACCCCCCAATCCAAATCACGGGTCACCGCACGAGGTTGCAAACCGTTGTCCAACCAAGATTTACATTGCCCGTATACATTCGGTTTCCACTCTTTATGTTCTTCTAGAATCCACTCTTTCAACCAGCCTTCATACTGATCCAAAGGCAAATACCAGTGCTTTGTCTCTTTCAGTTCCGGTTTGTTTCCCGTGATCGCGGACACCGGATCAATCAAATCGGTCGCATTCAAGCTAGTCCCACAAGCCTCACATTGATCCCCATATGCTCGTTCATTACCGCAATGAGGACATTTTCCCACGATATAACGGTCCGCCAAGAATTGTCCGGCCTTCTCGTCGTAGAATTGCATCGAGGTCTTCTCGATAAATTTCCCCTCGTCATACAACTTCTTGAAAAAAGCGGAAGATAACTCGTGATGCGTTTTCGAACTCGTTCGGGAATATATATCAAACGAAATACCCAATTCTTCGAAAGAATCCTTGATAATCTTGTGATAACGATCGACAATATCCTGCGGGGTCACACCCTCTTTCTGAGCCTTGATCGTGATCGGTACCCCGTGTTCATCCGATCCCCCGATAAAAGCCACATCCTCACCCTTTTTCCTCAGATATCTCACGTAAATATCGGCAGGCACATATACCCCCGCCAAGTGTCCGATATGCACGGGTCCATTCGCATAGGGCAAAGCCGTGGTAATCAAATTTCTCTTGAACTTACTCATATATCCAGTTTATAAACTTTTGAACTCTAGTGGCGCAAAGTTAGAAAAATATTAGTTACCTTCGTACTATAATAACAAAACTTCAACTTTTATGTTACGACCTATATACCTGCAGCCGGGAGATAAGGTGGCTTTAATTTCACCCTCTGGCGTTGCAACAAAAGAACAGTTGGATGCGGCCTGTTCACTCCTGACCTCTTGGGAGTTGGAACCTGTACCCGGACAACACGTTCTTTCCCGACACGGGAGATTGGCAGGCACGGATGAAGAACGATTGCATGATTTACAAACAGCTCTCGATGCCGAAGACATTCGGGCGATCTGGTGCATGGTGGGAGATTACGGGATGTTACGTATCGTACAAGAGGCGGATTATTCCATATTTCAAGGAAACCCCAAATGGGTAATCGGGATGAACGACATCACGGTGTTACACTCCAAACTCCATTCCCTCGGAATCGAGAGTTTACACGCCTTCATGCCTTCCGATTACAACACAACCTCCCCGGAAGTGGTCACGCAATTACGGAATTTCCTTTTCGGGATCATCTCCTCATACGCCATACCCGCCCACCCATTCAACCGACCGGGAATCGTGGAAACAGAAATGATCGGTGGAATGTTGCAATGGGTGCATAACCTGCATGACACTTGCATCGAACGGAACACGAGAGGGACGATCCTTTTCATCGAGGACCCGTCTAACGATCTGTACGAAATTGACCGGAACGTGAAATGTATGAAATACACTGGAAAATTCCAGCACTTAGCCGGATTGATCGTCGGGGAATTCGGGAAAGACTCGACCCCGGAATTTAAAGAAGAAGTGTATAAATTGATTCATGACGCCGTGGAAGATTACACGTACCCCGTGTGTTTCGGTCTTCCGGCCGGACACGTGCGCAACAATTTCCCCTTGATTCTGGGAGCAAACGTGGAATTAATCGTTCACCCGAAAGGAGCGGAACTACATTTCCCCTGATCACGTACATACCATGAACAGAATTTTATTGGTAATCCTATTTTTAATTTACACCACAATGAATAATATTGTTTATCCGGCAAAGCTGGACACCCTATACCGGGCGATTGACTATCGCCAGTCACAACACGATTTGCCCTTGATCGGCATTTCTGCCAATTTCGAAAACGGGAACTCGTGTATCGAACACTCGTACGTGATCTCGATCCTGCAAGCGGGAGCCATACCCGTGCTACTTCCCGTGCATAACGATATCGAAACACTCCGGAAGACCATCGAAACACTCGATGGATTGATGCTTACCGGAGGTGGGGATATTAATCCGCTGTACGGGAACGAGGAGCCTCTCCCCCCGCTCGGAAGTATTGATGCCGCCAGAGATCAATTCGATTTCACGCTGGTAAAACTGGCAGCCGACCGACAAATCCCCATCTTCGGAATCTGCCGCGGACACCAAATCATTAACATGGCTTTCGGGGGGACAAACTATCAGGACATCTATTCCCAGCATGAACAGCAACTACTGAAACACAGCCAGTCCATCAGCCGGGAATTCGGTTCCCACACGGTAAACATTGTCAACAACACCGTACTCCATTCTGTTCTCGGAACAGACTCCTTGATCGTGAATTCATACCATCATCAAGCAGTCAAAGACGTGGCTCCCGGATTCCGGGTAAGTGCCACCTCTCCCGACGGGATCGTGGAGGCCATGGAAGGGATGCCCGGACACCGCATATTCAGCGTGCAATGGCACCCGGAGAAAATGGCAGTTCGCCCGGATGAGCAAATGATGAAGTTATTTCATTATTTTGTCGACGAAGCTGCTTTGTTCAGAAAAGCCAAGGAAATTCACCGCAAGAGCCTAATCATCGATTCACACTGCGATACCCCGATGAAATTCACGGAAGGCTTCAACTTCGGGGAGCGACACGAAGAGGTTAAAGTTGATCTCCCCAAAATGCAGGAAGGACAGGAAGATGCCGTTTTCATGGTAGCCTACCTGCATCAAGATGCCCGGGATGACGAATCCTTACAGGCAGCCACACAGAAAGCCGTGGATATTCTTTACCAAATATCCGAACAGGTGAAGCTGAATGAAAAACAGGTAGGCGTTGCCTATAACGTCGATGACCTGATCTATTTAAAGAATGCCGGGAAGAAAGCTATCTTTCTCGCCATCGAGAACGGGTATGCCATAGGCAAAGACCTCGGCAATCTTTCCATGTTCAAAGACATGGGGATCACGTACATCACCTTATGCCATAACGGGAGTAATGATATTTGTGATTCCGCCAAAGGAGAACCGGAACACAATGGCTTGAGCCCGTTCGGTCGCGAAGTCGTGAAAGAGATGAACCGCCTCGGTATCATCATCGACATTTCGCATACCAGCGCAAAAACGGTACAGGATGTACTGGAACTCAGCACGGCACCCATCATTGCTTCCCACTCATCCTCCCGGGCTTTATGCGATCACCCGCGGAATCTTACGGATGATCAGATCAAAGCAATCGCAGCCAAAGGAGGAGTAGTACAGGTATGCCTCTACAACTGGTTTTTAAATAAACAACCAAACCCGACGATTCTGGACGCCGTGGCACATATCAATCATATCGTGCAACTTGTCGGCATTGACCACGTGGGTATCGGCACTGACTTTGACGGTGATGACACGGAAAAACTAATCGGTTGCCGGGCTGCCAACGAAGTAATCAACCTCACGGTTGAACTTCTCCGACAAGGGTACACCGCCGAGGAACTGCATAAATTATGGGGAGATAATTTATTGAGAGTGTTAAATACCGTGCAAAATTAAAATACAAGCTTGCAACTTCAGTTGATGCTAAATTCTACATTTTAAACCATGACGATCGAAGCGTTACACCAGAAATTCATACACGAACTACCCGGAGAAGCAGCACAAGACCGGATGTCTCCCCGGCCAAAACACGTGGAAGGGGAAGAGGGAATTCACCAAGGTCATCCCATCCATAGTGCCGTCATGCTACTCCTTGTTCCCTACCAAAGCGATCTGGCGATACCTTTCATCAAAAGAACAAATGTCGGGAAATATCATGGAGGACAGATGGCCTTACCCGGTGGTAAAAGCGAACCGGAAGACGGGAACAGCCTGAACACGGCATTACGGGAATGCAAGGAAGAAATCGGAGTAACACCCAAGGAAGTCACGGTTATCGGAAAATTAAGTGACGTGTATATTCCATTAAGTAACTTTAATATAACACCCTTTGTTGGAACTATCCCGAA from Butyricimonas virosa encodes the following:
- a CDS encoding FecR family protein — its product is MGKEIYELLLAYLREDISEKEMIRLQGWLAENERHRKLMEELRDKEVLRREIGTYASFDTSRCWSQLKEVMDKTSRRSRLSWSIWRSVAAVLVVAAVGGLLYRQITDSFRSGEEQVIVARIEPGRTQAVLITGKGQQLLLQGLKDTCLNFAENETLKINEDGSLKYSLSALSRMPEWHTLRIPKGGEYKIVLDDGTEIWLNSASELRYPAHFVGNERRVYLTGEAYFQVVRNEVAPFIVETRDMDVKVLGTSFNVSAYEDEENSHATLVEGRVEVDDKINGEKVTLTPGKQALLQGKEMIVREVNTKLYSMWRLDRFTFSSEDMEGVIRKLSRWYNVDFFFSNTSMKQKRFTGSLPKYSDISQVLRMIEMTTDIKFQVKGNTIIIQ
- a CDS encoding NUDIX hydrolase, encoding MTIEALHQKFIHELPGEAAQDRMSPRPKHVEGEEGIHQGHPIHSAVMLLLVPYQSDLAIPFIKRTNVGKYHGGQMALPGGKSEPEDGNSLNTALRECKEEIGVTPKEVTVIGKLSDVYIPLSNFNITPFVGTIPKMPNFVLSKNEVEKVIIIPLKDLLDDRNKTSQVLYRQEQKIIAPGYKIGENFIWGATAMIIAELEAMIKNEQ
- the metG gene encoding methionine--tRNA ligase, giving the protein MSKFKRNLITTALPYANGPVHIGHLAGVYVPADIYVRYLRKKGEDVAFIGGSDEHGVPITIKAQKEGVTPQDIVDRYHKIIKDSFEELGISFDIYSRTSSKTHHELSSAFFKKLYDEGKFIEKTSMQFYDEKAGQFLADRYIVGKCPHCGNERAYGDQCEACGTSLNATDLIDPVSAITGNKPELKETKHWYLPLDQYEGWLKEWILEEHKEWKPNVYGQCKSWLDNGLQPRAVTRDLDWGVPVPIEGAEGKVLYVWFDAPIGYISATKDLTPEWEKYWKDPETRMIHFIGKDNIVFHCIIFPAMLKADGSYILPDNVPANEFLNLEGDKISTSRNWAVWLHEYLVEFPGKQDVLRYVLTANAPETKDNDFTWKDFQTRNNSELVAIYGNFINRTLVLTQKYFANRVPERGELTDYDKEVLAEIPQIVERVEKSLETFHFRDALKEAMNLARLGNKYLADTEPWKVIKTDEGRVKTILNICLQISANLSTLMEPFMPFSSQKLREFMNIDVIDWGKMGDGVIPAGHELGEAGLLFEKIEDATIQAQIDKLLATKKANEMASVKAAPAKENIQYEDFMKMDIRVGTIIAAEKVAKTKKLMKLTVDTGIDERTIVSGIAEHYTPEEVIGRQVSVLVNLEPKPLKGIVSQGMILMAENADGTLSFVSPDKEVKPGSEVR
- a CDS encoding RNA polymerase sigma-70 factor, which gives rise to MYSIDIQSPEFMKYLERGEREAFQQLFETYHKALCFFAARIVRDHSEAEDIVQDVFLSFWKMDRGGFPNVKTIKTFLYNSVQHRCLNYLRDLEIRDRNYKNLNKEDLDEDYFLCQQIRADVVAELFDAIDELPDRCKEIFKRSYVDGQEERKIAEELNISLNTIKTQKQRAKSYLRGRLGDLFVYAGMFFPGL
- a CDS encoding LD-carboxypeptidase, which codes for MLRPIYLQPGDKVALISPSGVATKEQLDAACSLLTSWELEPVPGQHVLSRHGRLAGTDEERLHDLQTALDAEDIRAIWCMVGDYGMLRIVQEADYSIFQGNPKWVIGMNDITVLHSKLHSLGIESLHAFMPSDYNTTSPEVVTQLRNFLFGIISSYAIPAHPFNRPGIVETEMIGGMLQWVHNLHDTCIERNTRGTILFIEDPSNDLYEIDRNVKCMKYTGKFQHLAGLIVGEFGKDSTPEFKEEVYKLIHDAVEDYTYPVCFGLPAGHVRNNFPLILGANVELIVHPKGAELHFP
- a CDS encoding gamma-glutamyl-gamma-aminobutyrate hydrolase family protein; translation: MNNIVYPAKLDTLYRAIDYRQSQHDLPLIGISANFENGNSCIEHSYVISILQAGAIPVLLPVHNDIETLRKTIETLDGLMLTGGGDINPLYGNEEPLPPLGSIDAARDQFDFTLVKLAADRQIPIFGICRGHQIINMAFGGTNYQDIYSQHEQQLLKHSQSISREFGSHTVNIVNNTVLHSVLGTDSLIVNSYHHQAVKDVAPGFRVSATSPDGIVEAMEGMPGHRIFSVQWHPEKMAVRPDEQMMKLFHYFVDEAALFRKAKEIHRKSLIIDSHCDTPMKFTEGFNFGERHEEVKVDLPKMQEGQEDAVFMVAYLHQDARDDESLQAATQKAVDILYQISEQVKLNEKQVGVAYNVDDLIYLKNAGKKAIFLAIENGYAIGKDLGNLSMFKDMGITYITLCHNGSNDICDSAKGEPEHNGLSPFGREVVKEMNRLGIIIDISHTSAKTVQDVLELSTAPIIASHSSSRALCDHPRNLTDDQIKAIAAKGGVVQVCLYNWFLNKQPNPTILDAVAHINHIVQLVGIDHVGIGTDFDGDDTEKLIGCRAANEVINLTVELLRQGYTAEELHKLWGDNLLRVLNTVQN